From Flavobacteriales bacterium, the proteins below share one genomic window:
- a CDS encoding glycosyltransferase, producing the protein MNILIIHNSKIPVHKYGGTERVIWYLGKELVALGHQVKYIVPKGSSCDFAEVIERDEAVDIHEQIPKSTDIVHYHYQAKEIKELKFPYVVTVHGNRNHFEPFAKNSIFVSENHANRYGSDSFVHNGLDWEDYGEPNLDNERSYFHFLGNAAWKVKNVKGAIATIKQTQKEQLKVLGGKRINFKMGVRFTLSSRISFEGMVGGETKNKFLNGSKGLVFPVRWSEPFGLAITESLYFGCPVFGTPYGSLSEIVTEKYGYLSANKLELAAAIENNTYDRQACHEYAKDFFNSKVMAAAYLKKYALVLEGRDLNKKAPKLLKQGQKLLPWEN; encoded by the coding sequence ATGAATATCCTCATTATACATAATAGTAAAATACCAGTACATAAATACGGGGGAACTGAGCGTGTGATTTGGTATTTGGGTAAAGAGTTAGTTGCTTTAGGTCATCAAGTAAAATACATTGTCCCTAAAGGTTCTTCATGTGATTTTGCTGAAGTAATAGAGAGAGATGAAGCTGTTGATATTCATGAGCAAATTCCTAAGTCAACAGACATTGTTCATTATCATTATCAAGCAAAAGAAATCAAGGAACTTAAGTTTCCTTATGTAGTTACTGTTCACGGTAACAGAAATCACTTTGAACCTTTTGCTAAAAACTCCATTTTTGTTTCAGAAAATCATGCCAATAGATATGGGTCTGATTCTTTTGTTCATAATGGTTTAGATTGGGAAGATTATGGAGAGCCAAACCTCGATAATGAGCGGAGTTATTTTCACTTCTTGGGAAACGCAGCTTGGAAAGTTAAAAATGTTAAAGGCGCAATAGCAACAATCAAACAAACTCAAAAAGAACAGTTGAAAGTTCTAGGAGGAAAACGTATTAATTTTAAAATGGGAGTACGTTTTACTTTGTCATCAAGGATTTCATTTGAAGGCATGGTGGGTGGTGAGACAAAAAACAAGTTTTTAAATGGTTCAAAAGGGTTGGTATTTCCAGTTAGATGGTCGGAACCATTTGGACTAGCAATTACTGAAAGCTTATATTTTGGTTGTCCAGTTTTTGGAACACCTTATGGAAGCTTATCCGAAATAGTCACCGAAAAATATGGGTATTTATCGGCTAATAAATTGGAATTAGCAGCAGCCATTGAAAATAATACTTATGATAGACAAGCTTGCCATGAATATGCCAAAGACTTTTTTAATTCCAAAGTTATGGCAGCAGCTTATTTAAAAAAGTATGCATTGGTCTTAGAAGGGAGAGACTTGAATAAAAAGGCACCAAAATTGCTTAAACAAGGACAAAAATTATTACCATGGGAAAATTAA